A genomic stretch from Alosa sapidissima isolate fAloSap1 chromosome 3, fAloSap1.pri, whole genome shotgun sequence includes:
- the mslna gene encoding uncharacterized protein mslna has translation MTHKQKYALLAFAILGLGLCHTASAQECRNSSNPDQPQRDPEEVRNATQGFLTCADLGSMDTAFSPENAQKLRGLLDIGFDFYNFLRASRSPGPVEDLIRAIRTNHSAVGDLRDPRFMRAWFHVRLRPQLAFQSKDLLSCLSQANLSCESYQALVMELSEYKESMHPTRQMMVYKEFILPFLTNSSKGCVENSNSSGDWLIKNFQSFASFAFVRDLIKLNMNFNALKVLDKLTPEQKVELILYPDTFNLNNQTIVLVLQNLIQPLLENHLNQSMLNMTTPSNQTSMNSTSSNSTEIHPKLQAFLIFLRPLGSFIHQFVSTVRERNESSIKGHVLAQVVVNWTLSQLAGHFSQNFTLNNQTFVGAEPTSQMFNVTNFEDWFQHVVVPLLKRFLPGNTTIPQDLTAIFNHVFNSNNAMVPPEPSDPPEICNINHNSSSTCLVPETTVNLAVVLRCVTNTTSMNVTGERIKSLVAGLVGTLRDQMKNAARPNVTYLSGRLPSITLNAEQLRDADVVGLWAGARLAPALSMLSKEYRSCLSAQDFSCEAFQAIVRILGQHVMDRREQHLVYTEFIVPFLSRNNTRDPGCVRSVNDSRQWLERNFGPFSVFANLSEFNHLNQNFSAMDALCLLTTTQLADFALTPGQLRDPQIVQKILSHVGPDDLGNFFDRVSPAIPTLNLTQDVRSAILKQVFDKANLSNPALNDTDVLVWLDRLSPFLPNMTEDQVKPFFAIVRLRDCSTTQRGVDLLNSIRPTLMKDTQEEIQKQIEQTLKEPSPLRCYQNNSFLGFLNDTFHGFELPKLTGVLSLIPPGRRPMVISSIHPSELGDFLSRPDVVENDTELCTVFNNYNRTPEFLEQEMLPEDVRGPVLPCIWPLALAAENQKEADQWFDVRLKPYLPFLNKTLLTSADTLNASCLPFRKLVGFLGTNFSFNGSDFTKKEAFDTVKTYLQSDSTPKCYSPTDPKLNSTAWFVNYIGAFVIFVTSDDLDTFGSTDILQTFTVNPQNIQLFSENNVSQTAITSYTQLLFLQNPTFNPITLPPVFQCLVPGSVYTTLNQSASLAILANLHQTCVSSVDQEISSALAGNIQTVNAETIGALGQQSVGLTPVQITSASPKVIFDSISTFSNISGWSQGQLSSIITILFQQNYQVNSAANLLNLGTLVGGLPSTTFTSIPASAIIQSVQNPTFVTNLLSAPPIVQQTCVRQIVKADSSPSALLAIPSDLVTQIPRNLVLFQSTEDAININKKKWKQEQAVLFFDTVATGIPEPDDLSVDVLQGFTCSRVRTFQKTKVRRLIRACRRRGARRKVVLQQTQLTCMYNLIKAEKPTDFANYSSDMLLYFNYADIPQASCKSYFTEAGNADFTVLNRALSGRRALLLNNARQCLGITGMNINRENVEVLGNMACTLDQSYIVNSDPEILEKLKNCNDFTDAQSSAMQTVLINGNTKYGLPARWREKTLDDLGILPLYLNNDFWGRFETRTKARFLRRFLRRLRRGKTQKRKLKRLFRQLLRGTRSKRGADQCTVGNITRATITDDSFPFGYDETQFRHCLSAEVVKGNLAILTEKVDVDEFQRVILDRLNEAYPSGLSDQQVQLLGSVSRVATITEINKWNISSADSLAALMNSDDGEWEAEKSKVIVTKFLKVTNNSLGSTELNFVGGPNLCALDTSSLSAISSESIEQADALDISNCTTEKKRALFTIAQKAFPINFLNRNSNAVTNYQLIQPYLGGATLDYVRSLSLCNVSMDIDTLIDLDESVLLNLRVSEVSGLLGNNLADLESFQNETVIQNWISRQLQSDLDTLNLNLTGGRADVTTASTNTTEAATTTAASNTTTTATTTTATTTTVATTASAGNIGSSYSLLFIFLNLVFIKMYFV, from the exons atgacacacaaacaaaagtacGCTCTCCTCGCTTTCGCTATCTTGGGATTGG GTTTGTGTCACACCGCATCTGCCCAGGAG TGCAGGAACAGTTCAAATCCAGATCAACCCCAG agAGACCCTGAGGAGGTCAGGAATG CAACACAGGG CTTTCTAACTTGTGCTGATCTGGGGTCTATGGACACTGCGTTCTCTCCGGAGAATGCTCAGAAACTCAGGGGACTGCTGGACATTGGATTCGATTTTTACAACTTTTTG AGAGCCAGTAGATCCCCTGGGCCTGTTGAGGACCTGATCCGTGCCATCAGAACCAACCATTCCGCTGTGGGTGATCTCCGCGATCCCCGCTTCATGCGTGCGTGGTTCCATGTCAGGCTTAGGCCTCAGCTTGCCTTCCAGTCCAAAGACCTCCTCTCCTGCCTCAGTCAGGCCAACCTCAGCTGTGAATCCTACCAGGCCCT GGTAATGGAGCTGAGTGAATATAAGGAGAGCATGCATCCTACAAGACAGATGATGGTCTACAAGGAATTCATACTGCCTTTCCTGACAAATTCATCAAAAG GTTGTGTTGAAAATAGTAACAGTAGTGGGGACTGGCTGATAAAGAACTTCCAGTCATTTGCTTCCTTTGCCTTCGTGCGTGACTTGATCAAACTGAACATGAACTTCAATGCT CTGAAGGTGTTGGACAAACTCACGCCCGAGCAGAAAGTGGAACTGATACTGTACCCAGACACGTTCAACCTGAACAATCAAACCATTGTCCTGGTCCTTCAGAATCTGATTCAGCCACTGCTGGAGAATCATTTGAACCAGTCAATGCTCAACATGACCACA CCTTCAAACCAGACCTCCATGAACAGCACGAGCTCCAACAGCACTGAAATTCATCCA AAACTGCAAGCATTCCTGATCTTTCTGAGACCCCTGGGAAGTTTCATCCACCAATTTGTTTCAACTGTTCGAGAG AGAAACGAGTCCTCCATTAAAGGCCACGTACTGGCCCAGGTGGTGGTGAACTGGACCCTGTCACAGCTGGCGGGCCACTTCTCCCAAAACTTCACTCTGAATAACCAGACATTTGTCGGAGCGGAGCCCACATCTCAGATGTTTAATGTCACAAACTTTGAAGACTGGTTCCAGCACGTGGTGGTCCCCCTCTTGAAGCGCTTCTTGCCAGGCAACACCACAATTCCCCAGGACCTGACGGCCATTTTCAACCATGTTTT TAATTCAAATAACGCCATGGTTCCTCCTGAACCATCCGACCCCCCTGAGATCTGTAACATCAACCACAACAGCAGCAGTACCTGTTTG GTGCCTGAGACAACTGTGAATCTCGCTGTTGTCTTGAGGTGTGTGACCAACACCACCTCCATGAATGtaacaggagagagaataaagtcATTGGTGGCAGGTCTGGTTGGAACCCTTAGAGATCAAATGAag AATGCTGCACGGCCAAACGTCACCTATCTGTCTGGACGACTTCCATCCATCACCCTCAACGCAGAACAGCTGCGTGATGCGGACGTGGTTGGACTCTGGGCAGGCGCCCGACTCGCTCCTGCCCTGTCCATGCTGTCCAAAGAGTACAGATCCTGCCTCAGCGCCCAAGACTTCAGCTGCGAGGCCTTTCAGGCCAT AGTGCGTATCCTTGGTCAACATGTTATGGACAGACGTGAACAACATCTGGTCTACACTGAATTCATTGTACCTTTCCTGTCACGTAACAATACCCGAG ATCCTGGCTGTGTTCGTAGTGTGAATGACAGCAGACAGTGGCTAGAGAGAAACTTTGGGCCATTTTCTGTGTTCGCCAATCTGAGTGAATTCAACCATCTGAACCAAAACTTCTCAGCT ATGGATGCTCTGTGTCTGTTGACTACAACCCAACTGGCGGACTTTGCTCTTACTCCAGGGCAACTCAGAGACCCACAAATTGTGCAAAAGATTTTGAGCCATGTTGGGCCTGACGATTTGGGCAATTTCTTTGATAGAGTGTCCCCAGCTATTCCG ACCCTAAACCTGACGCAGGATGTGAGGTCGGCCATACTTAAGCAGGTGTTTGACAAAGCCAACCTGTCTAACCCTGCTCTTAATGACACAGATGTGTTGGTCTGGCTGGACAGACTCAGTCCCTTCCTACCAAACATGACAGAGGACCAAGTTAAGCCTTTTTTCGCCATCGTAAGACTCAGAGACTGCAGTACAACTCAGAGAGG AGTGGATCTGCTCAATTCCATCCGTCCAACACTAATGAAGGACACCCAAGAGGAAATTCAGAAACAGATTGAACAGACCCTCAAAG aGCCATCACCACTACGCTGCTATCAGAACAACAGCTTTCTTGGATTTCTGAATGATACATTCCATGGTTTTGAGCTCCCAAAGCTGACCGGCGTCCTCTCTCTGATTCCCCCAGGAAGACGTCCAATG gTGATCAGTTCAATCCATCCCTCTGAGCTGGGAGACTTTCTCAGCCGTCCAGACGTGGTGGAGAATGACACAGAGCTTTGCACTGTTTTCAACAACTACAACCGTACCCCTGAGTTCCTGGAGCAG GAGATGCTTCCCGAGGATGTAAGAGGGCCTGTCCTGCCCTGCATCTGGCCTCTGGCCCTGGCCGCGGAGAATCAGAAGGAGGCTGACCAATGGTTTGACGTCAGACTGAAGCCCTACCTGCCTTTCCTCAACAAGACGCTCCTCACCTCAGCAGACACACTCAATGCCTCCTGCCTTCCCTTCCGAAAGCT TGTCGGTTTCCTTGGCACAAATTTCTCCTTCAATGGCTCTGACTTTACCAAAAAGGAGGCCTTTGACACTGTCAAGACATACCTGCAGTCAG ATTCAACACCCAAGTGCTACAGCCCCACTGACCCAAAACTGAACTCCACGGCATGGTTCGTCAACTACATTGGAGCGTTTGTCATTTTTGTGACCTCAGATGATCTAGACACGTTTGGCTCGACGGATATA CTGCAAACTTTCACAGTGAACCCTCAAAACATACAGTTGTTTTCTGAGAACAATGTCTCACAGACCGCCATAACTAGTTACACTCAGCTACTCTTCCTGCAAAATCCCACCTTCAACCCTATCAC TCTCCCCCCAGTTTTTCAGTGTCTTGTCCCAGGCTCAGTCTACACTACTCTGAATCAGAGTGCCTCCCTGGCTATTTTGGCAAATCTACACCAAACGTGTGTATCAAGTGTAGATCAAGAG ATATCCTCAGCCCTTGCTGGAAACATCCAGACTGTGAATGCAGAAACCATCGGAGCCTTGGGGCAACAGAGTGTGGGTCTGACTCCCGTACAAATCACTTCTGCATCTCCGAAAGTCATTTTTGACTCCATTTCGACATTTAGCAATATTTCTGGCTGGAGTCAAGGGCAGCTCTCGTCCATTATCACCATCCTCTTTCAGCAAAACTATCAG GTTAACAGTGCTGCGAACCTGCTTAATCTGGGAACACTGGTTGGAGGACTTCCCTCAACAACCTTTACCTCAATTCCTGCTTCAGCAATTATCCAATCGGTTCAAAATCCAACATTCGTCACTAATCTGTTGAGTGCCCCCCCCATTGTGCAGCAAACATGTGTCAGACAG ATAGTAAAAGCTGATTCAAGCCCATCCGCACTATTAGCGATTCCAAGTGACCTGGTCACCCAAATCCCAAGAAACCTGGTGCTTTTCCAGAGCACTGAAGATGCCATCAATATCAATAAGAAAAAGTGGAAGCAGGAGCAG GCGGTGCTGTTCTTTGATACAGTTGCAACTGGAATTCCTGAGCCTGATGA TCTCTCGGTGGACGTGCTGCAGGGCTTCACCTGCTCCCGTGTGAGGACGTTCCAGAAGACGAAGGTCCGACGCCTCATCAGGGCCTGCCGGCGCAGGGGGGCTAGAAGAAAGGTGGTCCTGCAGCAGACACAG CTAACATGCATGTACAACTTGATCAAAGCTGAAAAGCCAACAGACTTTGCCAACTATTCCTCAGACATGCTACTGTATTTCAA CTATGCAGACATTCCACAAGCCAGCTGCAAGTCATATTTCACAGAGGCAGGCAATGCCGACTTCACCGTTTTGAACAGGGCACTAAGTGGGAGAAGAGCCCTCTTGCTGAACAATGCAAGACAATGCTTG GGCATCACAGGTATGAACATAAACCGTGAAAACGTGGAGGTGCTGGGGAATATGGCCTGTACCCTGGACCAGTCTTACATTGTAAACTCAGACCCAGAGATCCTAGAGAAACTGAAGAACTGCAACGACTTCACAGATGCACAGAGTTCTGCCATGCAGACAGTTCTAATTAATGGCAATACCAAATATGG ACTACCAGCCAGGTGGAGAGAGAAGACCCTTGATGATCTGGGAATTCTTCCACTGTACCTTAACAATGATTTCTGGGGACGATTCGAAACG AGAACTAAGGCGAGGTTTTTGAGAAGGTTCCTGAGAAGACTGAGAAGGGGGAAAACTCAGAAAAGGAAACTGAAGAGGCTCTTCAGACAGCTCCTGCGAGGAACGCGCAGCAAAAGAGGAG CTGATCAATGCACTGTTGGCAACATCACCCGTGCCACCATAACCGATGACTCTTTTCCATTTGGATATGACGAAACTCAGTTCAGACACTGTTTAAGTGCTGAGGTTGTAAAGGGAAACCTTGCTATCCTGACTGAGAAAGTGGACGTGGATGAATTCCAGAGAGTCATCTTGGACAGACTGAATGAG GCATACCCATCAGGCCTGTCAGACCAGCAGGTTCAGCTGCTTGGATCGGTCTCACGTGTAGCCACCATCACCGAGATTAACAAATGGAACATCTCATCAGCTGATAGCTTGGCTGCACTGATGAACTCAGATGATGGCGAATGGGAAGCTGAAAAG AGTAAAGTTATTGTGACAAAGTTCTTGAAAGTGACCAACAACAGCCTTGGCTCCACTGAGCTGAACTTTGTGGGAGGGCCCAACCTCTGTGCACTGGACACCAGCTCTTTGAGTGCCATCAGCTCGGAAAGCATTGA ACAAGCAGACGCTCTGGATATTTCCAACTGTACCACTGAGAAGAAGAGGGCGCTATTTACAATTGCCCAAAAGGCCTTCCCCATTAATTTCCTAAACCGGAACAGTAATGCAGTGACCAACTACCAGCTCATTCAACCTTACCTTG GAGGTGCCACCTTGGACTACGTCAGAAGTTTGTCTTTATGCAATGTCAGCATGGACATCGATACTTTGATCGATTTGGACGAAAGTGTACTCTTG AACCTCAGAGTCTCCGAAGTGTCCGGCCTCCTCGGCAACAACCTGGCAGACCTGGAGAGTTTCCAGAACGAAACCGTCATCCAGAACTGGATTTCCAGACAGCTGCAGTCTGACCTCGATACCCTGAATTTGAACCTGACCGGAGGGAGGGCAGACGTGACCACAGCCTCCACTAACACCACAGAAGCAGCGACCACCACAGCTGCCTCAAACACAACCACTACAGCTACAACCACTACAGCTACAACTACTACCGTTGCCACCACTGCATCTGCAG GGAACATAGGGAGCTCATATTCACTTCTGTTCATCTTCCTGAATTTGGTattcatcaaaatgtattttgtataA